Proteins co-encoded in one Cyprinus carpio isolate SPL01 chromosome B5, ASM1834038v1, whole genome shotgun sequence genomic window:
- the pnpla7b gene encoding patatin-like phospholipase domain-containing protein 7 — MYSVGGSDIVNGIPGRLQSALRVTKPAWKRRSEDMEEKEQDDTCSIFPAVLPSGTEIKARVQHFIEEQLHSTMWTGVLIGAAVAISFISIVAFFLHRRYKFGEEQAEGPKYRFRKRDKVLFYGRKIMRKVQTLSSPATSGPVSQKRSRKRTKVLSIARKILRIRREPPALQPKEPPPSLLEADLTEFDMQNSHLPSEVLYMLKNVRVLGHFEKPLFLELCRHMVFVQLQQGEGLFRPGDTDDSIFIVQDGRLDLCIHENDGTEVVVKHVLPGDSVHSLLSILDVITGYPAPYKTVSARAAARTTVLRLPAQAFQSVFEKYPETLVRVIQIIMVRLQRVTFLALHNYLGLTTELFNKESQAVPLVSVASVVGEASPGKGLCRHSQTIEEVSEKFPQRSTDRYSDTSQMYRGEDGGKHRTESPTALFRKSRSLSAPFDGTHAGSPDHNMAFDRASITKEEAPTSPIAIHKSILKKSVTMQHSPSAVFHYSDTGGHSSHIHHCKVNAIFQAAKKDLIKIIQLQDPSLLEDRVTLRQVKAGSVVASEGDQDVSVQFVISGTLHVYQRLIDREEESCLFVAHPGEMVGHLAVLTGEPLIFSVRAHRDCCFLSISKTHFYEIMRAEPRMVLNVAHTVVRRVSSFVRQIDFALDWMALEAGRAVYRQGDKSDSTFIVLSGRLRSVIMKDDGKKELAGEYGRGDLIGVVEALTHLNRATTVHAVRDSELAKLPEGALNSIKRKYPQVVTHLIHLLGQKILGNMQQVNGPLSVRNLGFHTPSSKWDAGNPAANLSTVTILPVSEEVPLTAFTLELQHALSAIGPTLLLTSDIIKQHLGVAALDSVHEYRLSSWLGQQEDIHRIVLYQSDRSLTPWTQRCIRQADCIIIVGVGEQEPTVGELERMLESSAVRAQKQLVLLHREDGPPPRGTAEWLNMRSWISRHLHLSCPHRVFSRRSLPKLREMYQRVFEKPPDRHSDFSRLARILTGNAIALVLGGGGARGCSQVGIIRALSEAGIPVDLIGGTSIGSLIGALYAEERSVSRMTVRARQWAMDFGSIFKKITDLTYPVTSMFTGASFNSSISGIFQDKQIEDLWIPYFNITTDITASSMRVHTYGSLWRYVRASMSLSGYLPPLCDPKDGHLLMDGGYINNLPADTARSMGAKLVIAVDVGSQDETDLTNYGDSLSGWWLLWKRLNPLSEKVKVLNMAEIQTRLAYVCSVRQLEMVKDSDYCEYLRPPIDRYGTLDFGKFDEIADVGYQHGKTVFDVWCRSGVRETMLKDQHQEEFHKSRKTNVTCPNASFTDLAEIVSRIEPVKQTVVDSEKWMIFTHVVSPCHSLIFVLFLTFTHTHRGV; from the exons ATGTATTCGGTGGGGGGTTCTGACATTGTGAATGGAATCCCTGGGAGACTCCAAAGTGCATTGAGGGTGACCAAACCAGCTTGGAAACGCCGTTCCGAAG ATATGGAAGAAAAAGAACAAGATGACACATGCAGTATATTTCCG GCAGTGCTGCCGTCTGGGACTGAGATCAAGGCTCGAGTGCAGCACTTCATAGAGGAGCAGTTACACAGTACCATG TGGACTGGTGTGCTGATCGGAGCTGCTGTTGCTATTTCATTTATCAGTATTGTTGCCTTTTTTCTGCACAGAAGATACAAGTTTG GAGAAGAACAAGCTGAAGGTCCTAAATATCGTTTCAGAAAAAGAGACAAAGTGTTGTTTTATGGCAGGAAGATCATGAGAAAG GTCCAGACCTTATCCTCACCAGCCACCTCAGGTCCGGTTTCTCAAAAGCGATCcagaaaaagaacaaaagttCTATCAATAGCTCGCAA AATCCTGCGCATCCGTAGGGAGCCACCAGCCCTGCAGCCGAAAGAGCCTCCACCTTCACTCTTGGAAGCAGATCTGACTGAGTTTGACAtgcagaactctcacctgccctCTGAGGTCCTGTATATGCTGAAAAATGTGAG ggTTCTGGGTCATTTTGAGAAGCCTCTGTTCCTGGAACTGTGTCGGCATATGGTGTTTGTGCAGCTGCAGCAAGGGGAAGGATTATTCCGCCCAGGTGACACTGATGACAGCATCTTTATAGTGCAGGATGGGCGTCTTGATCTGTGTATCCATGAGAAT GATGGGACTGAGGTCGTGGTGAAGCACGTTTTGCCTGGAGACAGTGTTCACAGTCTTCTCAGCATCCTCGATGTCATCACT GGATATCCAGCTCCCTATAAAACTGTCTCAGCCAGGGCAGCAGCCCGAACTACTGTTCTCCGCCTTCCTGCACAGGCTTTCCAGTCTGTCTTTGAGAAATACCCAGAGACCCTAGTCCGAGTTATTCAG ATCATCATGGTGCGTCTTCAGAGAGTTACCTTTCTCGCCCTTCACAACTATCTAGGCCTGACCACAGAACTTTTTAATAAG GAAAGTCAAGCTGTTCCACTGGTCTCGGTGGCCAGTGTTGTAGGAGAAGCCAGTCCAGGCAAAGGACTATGCAGACACTCACAGACAATTGAGGAAGTTTCTGAAAAGTTCCCGCAGAGGTCAACAGACCGTTACAGTGACACAAGTCAGATGTACAGAGGAGAGG atggtggGAAGCATCGTACAGAAAGTCCTACCGCTTTATTCAGGAAGTCTCGCTCACTGTCAGCACCTTTTGATGGCACCCATG CTGGGTCTCCTGACCACAACATGGCCTTTGACAGGGCAAGCATTACAAAAGAGGAAGCCCCTACAAGTCCTATTGCCATTCATAAG TCTATACTGAAGAAGTCTGTGACAATGCAACATTCTCCTTCAGCCGTGTTTCACTACTCAGACACTGGGGGGCACTCCAGCCACATCCACCATTGTAAAGTTAATGCCATTTTCCAAGCTGCCAAGAAGGACTTGATTAAAATTATTCAGCTTCAG GACCCCAGTCTTCTTGAAGATAGGGTGACTTTGAGACAAGTTAAAGCGGGCTCTGTTGTTGCAAGCGAGGGAGATCAG GATGTGAGCGTGCAGTTTGTCATCTCAGGAACTCTCCATGTGTACCAGAGACTGATTGACAGAGAGGAAGAATCGTGTCTTTTTGTGGCTCACCCTGGAGAGATGGTGGGCCACCTGGCCGTTCTCACAGGAGAGCCTCTCATCTTTTCTGTGCGCGCCCACCGTGACTGCTGCTTCCTGTCCATCTCCAAAACACACTTCTATGA GATAATGCGTGCCGAGCCTCGAATGGTGTTAAATGTAGCTCACACGGTGGTACGGAGGGTCTCCTCGTTTGTCCGACAGATTGACTTTGCCCTGGACTGGATGGCACTGGAGGCCGGACGGGCTGTGTATAG ACAAGGTGATAAGTCAGACAGCACTTTCATTGTTCTGAGTGGACGTCTGCGTTCTGTCATCATGAAGGATGATGGGAAAAAAGAGCTTGCAGGAGAGTATGGGCGGGGAGACCTCATTGGTGTA GTGGAAGCTTTGACTCATTTAAACAGAGCCACTACAGTCCATGCAGTCCGAGACTCTGAGCTGGCCAAACTGCCTGAAGGAGCTCTTAACTCTATTAAGAGGAAATACCCACAG GTTGTGACTCACCTGATTCATCTTCTTGGGCAGAAAATTTTGGGCAACATGCAGCAAGTGAATGGTCCACtatcag TGCGCAATCTGGGTTTTCACACCCCAAGCAGTAAGTGGGACGCAGGTAACCCAGCGGCCAATCTATCTACGGTCACCATACTGCCTGTGTCTGAGGAGGTGCCTTTGACTGCCTTCACGCTGGAGCTGCAGCATGCTCTCAGTGCTATCG GCCCCACTTTGCTCCTAACCAGTGACATCATCAAACAGCACCTGGGTGTTGCAGCCTTGGACAG TGTTCATGAGTATCGTTTGTCAAGCTGGTTGGGTCAACAAGAGGACATCCACCGGATTGTTTTGTATCAGTCTGACCGTTCTCTGACTCCTTGGACTCAACGTTGCATCAGACAGGCGGACTGCATCATCATAGTGGGTGTGGGGGAACAGGAGCCCACTGTGGGAGAG CTAGAGCGAATGCTAGAGAGCAGTGCTGTGAGAGCTCAGAAGCAGCTGGTCCTGTTGCACCGTGAGGACGGGCCTCCACCAAGAGGAACAGCAGAATGGCTCAACATGCGCAGCTGGATCTCTAGACATCTGCATCTGTCATGTCCCCACAGGGTCTTCTCCAGGAGGAGTCTGCCTAAACTG AGGGAGATGTATCAGCGGGTATTTGAGAAGCCTCCCGACCGCCATTCTGACTTCTCGCGTCTGGCTCGGATCCTGACAGGCAACGCTATTGCTCTGGTGCTGGGAGGAGGGGGGGCCAG AGGCTGCTCTCAGGTGGGCATTATTCGGGCGTTGAGTGAGGCAGGGATCCCTGTGGATCTGATTGGTGGCACTTCCATTGGTTCCTTGATAGGAGCGCTCTATGCTGAAGAGCGAAGCGTCAGTCGTATGACGGTCAGGGCACGCCAGTGGGCCATG GATTTTGGATCCATATTTAAGAAGATCACAGACTTGACGTACCCAGTGACATCCATGTTTACTGGGGCATCATTTAACTCCAGCATTAGTGGAATCTTCCAGGACAAACAAATTGAG GACCTTTGGATCCCTTATTTCAACATCACCACAGACATCACTGCCTCCTCAATGAGAGTGCACACTTATG GTTCTCTGTGGAGGTACGTGCGTGCCAGCATGTCTCTCTCTGGGTACCTTCCCCCTCTGTGTGACCCTAAAGATGGACACTTGCTCATGGATGGAGGCTACATCAATAACCTACCTG ctgaCACGGCTCGCTCGATGGGTGCCAAGTTGGTGATTGCCGTTGATGTGGGCAGTCAGGATGAGACTGATCTGACTAATTATGGAGACTCTTTATCTGGATGGTGGCTGCTATGGAAACGCTTGAACCCTCTGTCAGAAAAAGTAAAG GTGTTGAACATGGCAGAGATTCAAACCCGTCTGGCTTATGTGTGTTCTGTGCGTCAGCTGGAGATGGTAAAAGACAGTGACTACTGCGAGTACCTGCGACCACCCATAGATCGCTATGGCACACTGGACTTTGGCAAATTTGATGAGATTGCT GACGTTGGCTACCAGCATGGGAAGACCGTGTTTGACGTCTGGTGTCGGAGCGGGGTGAGGGAGACAATGCTCAAAGACCAGCATCAAGAGGAATTCCACAAATCCAGGAAAACTAAT GTAACTTGTCCCAATGCTTCTTTCACTGATCTGGCTGAAATAGTGTCCAGAATAGAGCCAGTGAAGCAGACTGTGGTGGACAGTGAGAAATGGATGATCTTCACTCATGTCGTTTCTCCATGCCATTCACtcatctttgttttgtttctaacattcactcacacacacagaggagtCTGA
- the LOC109081605 gene encoding 39S ribosomal protein L41, mitochondrial-like: MGVLSALTRGLVRGADRMAEFTSKRGPRTFYKSRGARPTGVLTSSRKFIPVQAMIPEFVVPNLEGFNLKPYVSYKTPAGTEPPMTPEMFFNEVVAPQIERDIEEGVFNEDNLEKYGLEKTQEGKQFKLHPRNFVR, from the coding sequence ATGGGGGTGCTGTCAGCACTGACGCGGGGGCTCGTGAGAGGAGCCGACAGAATGGCAGAGTTCACAAGCAAGCGTGGGCCCAGGACATTCTACAAGAGCAGAGGTGCGAGACCCACTGGAGTCCTCACCTCCAGCAGGAAGTTCATACCTGTACAGGCCATGATACCAGAGTTTGTGGTGCCCAATCTGGAAGGATTTAACCTGAAACCATATGTTTCGTACAAGACCCCTGCAGGGACGGAGCCGCCCATGACTCCAGAGATGTTCTTCAATGAGGTGGTGGCCCCACAGATCGAGAGAGACATTGAGGAAGGGGTTTTCAATGAGGACAATCTTGAGAAATATGGATTAGAGAAAACACAAGAGGGGAAGCAGTTCAAGCTACATCCCAGGAACTTTGTTCGTTAA